In one Photobacterium swingsii genomic region, the following are encoded:
- a CDS encoding HlyD family secretion protein yields MTLTKKNKAPLIATVIMLTLGVAGGSYWYGYGRHFESTDNAYLQGEITTISPKVSGYITQSFVTDNQVVKAGDLIATIDDRDYQVAADQAEANLAVSQAAITNLKAQRELQQTLIRQSSSKIESAQAEYERAQQQVTRTRSLLKRNYSSQDELDDMQSHLKVTRAQLSEAQANHQAAQDQRGVIDSQIAQATAALSEAEAQLEQAQLNISYTHIFAPVDGIVGKRSVRVGLLVQPGMPLLSLVPTEQVWVEANFKETQLSKMHQGQKVDIALDAYPDQHFEGVIDSFSPATGAKFALLPPENATGNFTKIVQRVPVKIVIPQPEKLTRTLIPGLSVVATVDTRG; encoded by the coding sequence ATGACACTAACTAAAAAAAATAAAGCCCCACTTATCGCCACTGTCATTATGCTTACGCTCGGCGTCGCCGGTGGTAGCTATTGGTATGGCTATGGCCGTCATTTTGAATCTACCGACAATGCTTATTTGCAAGGTGAAATCACCACTATTAGTCCAAAAGTATCTGGTTATATCACCCAGTCTTTCGTGACCGATAACCAAGTGGTTAAAGCCGGTGATTTAATTGCAACCATAGACGATCGCGATTATCAAGTTGCTGCCGATCAAGCAGAAGCCAACCTTGCCGTTAGCCAAGCAGCCATCACAAATCTAAAAGCCCAGCGCGAGCTGCAACAAACCTTAATCCGCCAATCCAGCAGCAAGATAGAATCGGCACAAGCTGAATACGAACGTGCCCAGCAACAAGTAACCCGCACCCGTAGCCTGCTAAAACGTAACTACTCATCGCAAGATGAACTCGACGACATGCAATCACATTTAAAAGTTACTCGTGCACAACTGTCTGAAGCACAAGCAAACCATCAGGCGGCACAAGATCAACGTGGCGTTATCGATAGCCAAATTGCCCAAGCAACCGCAGCATTATCAGAAGCGGAAGCCCAACTAGAACAAGCCCAACTCAATATCAGCTACACCCATATCTTTGCCCCAGTTGATGGCATCGTTGGCAAACGCAGTGTCCGTGTTGGCTTACTCGTACAACCGGGCATGCCACTATTGAGCCTAGTACCCACAGAACAGGTATGGGTTGAAGCCAACTTCAAAGAAACACAACTCAGCAAAATGCATCAAGGGCAGAAAGTGGATATTGCGTTAGATGCATACCCAGACCAACATTTTGAAGGTGTCATTGACAGTTTCTCTCCCGCTACAGGCGCTAAGTTTGCGCTGTTACCACCAGAAAATGCGACAGGTAACTTTACGAAAATCGTACAACGCGTACCGGTTAAAATCGTGATCCCACAACCTGAAAAATTAACCCGTACGTTAATTCCAGGTTTATCTGTTGTCGCTACTGTTGATACCCGAGGCTAA
- a CDS encoding LysR family transcriptional regulator, which produces MDLNSAAMFAQVVECGSFTQAAEALDMTKSTVSRKVAELEKHLGVRLITRSTRQLTLTQEGERFYQSCIQMLEIMSQAELEVTASQDLIRGRLNIAMPVELGQKVMGKYINAFLKEYPNVTIHLELTNRDVDLIAEGIDLYAQVGAVNDSSMVARPFLQSNRIIVASPEYLAQYGNIEHPSDLVSPHHQVKVSSVVKLPYWELTQDEQQEIVNLPYRLRVNTITSALMAVVDGLGVAMLPEFICRQHLKEGRLVQILPDWQLPAVPVSFVYPQRQLIPKRLRVLIDYLVDCFEQR; this is translated from the coding sequence ATGGATCTCAATAGTGCCGCTATGTTTGCACAAGTTGTTGAATGTGGGAGTTTTACACAGGCTGCGGAAGCGCTTGATATGACTAAGTCGACAGTGAGTCGTAAAGTCGCTGAGCTAGAAAAGCATTTAGGTGTGCGATTGATCACACGTTCAACCCGTCAGCTGACATTAACGCAAGAAGGTGAGCGTTTTTATCAATCGTGCATCCAAATGTTAGAGATCATGTCGCAAGCTGAACTTGAAGTAACCGCAAGCCAAGATTTAATACGTGGGCGGTTAAACATTGCAATGCCTGTTGAATTGGGTCAAAAAGTGATGGGGAAATACATCAATGCATTTTTGAAGGAGTACCCAAATGTCACCATTCATCTTGAATTGACCAATCGTGATGTCGATTTAATTGCCGAAGGAATCGACTTGTACGCCCAAGTTGGGGCGGTGAATGACTCCAGTATGGTGGCTCGACCTTTCCTTCAGTCGAACAGAATCATTGTCGCCAGCCCTGAATACCTTGCGCAGTATGGCAATATAGAGCACCCGAGTGATCTCGTTTCCCCTCATCACCAAGTGAAAGTCTCAAGTGTCGTGAAGCTGCCGTATTGGGAGTTAACACAAGATGAGCAACAAGAAATTGTTAATTTGCCTTATCGGCTACGTGTAAACACCATCACATCGGCGCTAATGGCGGTAGTCGATGGGTTAGGTGTTGCGATGCTACCTGAGTTTATTTGCCGTCAGCACTTAAAAGAGGGGCGTTTAGTACAGATATTACCTGATTGGCAATTGCCCGCTGTACCTGTCAGTTTTGTTTATCCTCAACGTCAGCTGATCCCCAAACGCTTGCGGGTTCTTATTGATTACTTGGTGGACTGCTTTGAACAGCGTTAA